The Salvia splendens isolate huo1 chromosome 21, SspV2, whole genome shotgun sequence genome includes a window with the following:
- the LOC121784613 gene encoding cytochrome P450 711A1-like isoform X2, translating to MVEPFLVLEIASAILAAVVGALVYLYAPYWGVRHVPGPPAMPVVGHLPLLAEYGPDLFSVLAKRHGPIFRFHMGRQPLVIVANAELCREVGIKKFKYFSNRSIPSPIAASPLHQKGLFFTRDARWSTMRNMILSLYQPSHLATLIPTMQDLIASATGDLGSNDLTFSDISLKLATDVIGKAAFGVDFGLSKPISRRHEDGRVQEFINQHVYSTSQLKMDLSGSLSIILGVLIPILQEPFRQILKRIPGTMDWKVERTNMDLSRRLDEIVQSRMKEEANDDPGSKDFLSLILGARETEKGANKAFTSDYVSAVTYEHLLAGSSTTSFTLSSVVYLVAGHPDVEKKVLEEIDGFGPHHQMPTAHDLQHKFPYLDQVIKEAMRFYTVSPLVARETSAEVSIGGYLLPKGTWVWLALGVLTKDPVNFPEPEKFRPERFDPEGEEEKRRHPYAYIPFGIGPRACIGQKFSLQEIKLSMIHLYRKYVFRHSPLMENPLQLDYGLVLNFRHGVKVRAIKRDV from the exons ATGGTAGAGCCATTTCTGGTGCTGGAAATCGCTTCTGCGATCCTAGCAGCCGTGGTTGGGGCTTTGGTGTACCTTTATGCACCGTATTGGGGTGTTAGGCACGTCCCCGGCCCTCCAGCAATGCCTGTGGTCGGACACCTTCCGTTGCTCGCTGAGTATGGCCCGGACTTGTTCTCTGTTCTTGCCAAGCGCCACGGCCCtatatttcg ATTTCATATGGGAAGACAGCCACTAGTAATAGTAGCAAATGCAGAACTTTGCAGAGAAGTTGGGATCAAAAAATTCAAGTATTTCTCCAACAGAAGCATCCCTTCTCCCATTGCAGCTTCTCCTCTTCATCAAAAAGGCCTATTCTTCACAAG GGACGCGAGGTGGTCGACCATGCGCAACATGATCCTCTCCCTCTACCAGCCGTCCCATCTAGCCACGCTTATCCCAACGATGCAAGACCTGATTGCATCTGCCACGGGGGATCTCGGGTCCAATGACTTAACCTTCTCCGATATCTCCCTCAAACTGGCCACAGATGTTATCGGGAAGGCTGCGTTTGGCGTTGATTTCGGCCTCTCCAAGCCAATATCGCGCAGACATGAAGATGGCCGTGTTCAAGAATTCATCAACCAGCATGTCTACTCCACGAGCCAGCTCAAGATGGACCTGTCCGGATCATTGTCCATCATTCTAGGGGTGCTCATCCCGATTCTTCAAGAACCCTTCCGCCAGATCCTCAAGAGGATCCCGGGCACCATGGACTGGAAAGTGGAGCGAACAAACATGGACTTGAGCAGGCGTCTGGATGAGATCGTGCAGAGCAGGATGAAGGAGGAGGCGAACGATGATCCGGGCTCGAAGGATTTCTTGTCACTTATACTTGGGGCAAGGGAGACAGAGAAAGGTGCAAACAAGGCCTTCACTTCTGACTATGTCAGTGCTGTTACCTATGAGCATCTCTTGGCAGGATCATCAACTACCTCGTTTACACTCTCTAGTGTCGTCTATCTTGTCGCTGGCCATCCAGACGTTGAGAAGAAGGTTCTAGAAGAGATCGATGGATTCGGCCCTCATCACCAAATGCCTACTGCCCATGATCTTCAACACAAGTTCCCTTATCTTGATCAG GTCATCAAAGAAGCAATGAGATTCTACACTGTTTCTCCCTTGGTTGCTAGAGAAACATCAGCAGAAGTTAGCATAGGAGGCTATCTACTACCAAAG GGCACGTGGGTGTGGCTGGCACTCGGGGTTCTCACAAAAGATCCAGTGAACTTCCCAGAGCCGGAGAAGTTCAGGCCAGAGAGGTTCGACCCAGAAGGCGAAGAGGAGAAGCGGAGGCATCCTTATGCCTACATTCCATTTGGGATCGGCCCTCGAGCTTGCATCGGACAGAAATTCTCACTGCAAGAGATCAAGCTATCCATGATTCATCTATATAGGAAATATGTGTTCAGACATTCTCCACTCATGGAGAATCCCCTGCAGCTTGATTATGGCTTAGTACTTAACTTTAGACACGGAGTGAAGGTTCGTGCCATCAAACGCGATGTATGA
- the LOC121784613 gene encoding cytochrome P450 711A1-like isoform X1, producing the protein MEFVTTEMVEPFLVLEIASAILAAVVGALVYLYAPYWGVRHVPGPPAMPVVGHLPLLAEYGPDLFSVLAKRHGPIFRFHMGRQPLVIVANAELCREVGIKKFKYFSNRSIPSPIAASPLHQKGLFFTRDARWSTMRNMILSLYQPSHLATLIPTMQDLIASATGDLGSNDLTFSDISLKLATDVIGKAAFGVDFGLSKPISRRHEDGRVQEFINQHVYSTSQLKMDLSGSLSIILGVLIPILQEPFRQILKRIPGTMDWKVERTNMDLSRRLDEIVQSRMKEEANDDPGSKDFLSLILGARETEKGANKAFTSDYVSAVTYEHLLAGSSTTSFTLSSVVYLVAGHPDVEKKVLEEIDGFGPHHQMPTAHDLQHKFPYLDQVIKEAMRFYTVSPLVARETSAEVSIGGYLLPKGTWVWLALGVLTKDPVNFPEPEKFRPERFDPEGEEEKRRHPYAYIPFGIGPRACIGQKFSLQEIKLSMIHLYRKYVFRHSPLMENPLQLDYGLVLNFRHGVKVRAIKRDV; encoded by the exons ATGGAGTTTGTAACTACAGAGATGGTAGAGCCATTTCTGGTGCTGGAAATCGCTTCTGCGATCCTAGCAGCCGTGGTTGGGGCTTTGGTGTACCTTTATGCACCGTATTGGGGTGTTAGGCACGTCCCCGGCCCTCCAGCAATGCCTGTGGTCGGACACCTTCCGTTGCTCGCTGAGTATGGCCCGGACTTGTTCTCTGTTCTTGCCAAGCGCCACGGCCCtatatttcg ATTTCATATGGGAAGACAGCCACTAGTAATAGTAGCAAATGCAGAACTTTGCAGAGAAGTTGGGATCAAAAAATTCAAGTATTTCTCCAACAGAAGCATCCCTTCTCCCATTGCAGCTTCTCCTCTTCATCAAAAAGGCCTATTCTTCACAAG GGACGCGAGGTGGTCGACCATGCGCAACATGATCCTCTCCCTCTACCAGCCGTCCCATCTAGCCACGCTTATCCCAACGATGCAAGACCTGATTGCATCTGCCACGGGGGATCTCGGGTCCAATGACTTAACCTTCTCCGATATCTCCCTCAAACTGGCCACAGATGTTATCGGGAAGGCTGCGTTTGGCGTTGATTTCGGCCTCTCCAAGCCAATATCGCGCAGACATGAAGATGGCCGTGTTCAAGAATTCATCAACCAGCATGTCTACTCCACGAGCCAGCTCAAGATGGACCTGTCCGGATCATTGTCCATCATTCTAGGGGTGCTCATCCCGATTCTTCAAGAACCCTTCCGCCAGATCCTCAAGAGGATCCCGGGCACCATGGACTGGAAAGTGGAGCGAACAAACATGGACTTGAGCAGGCGTCTGGATGAGATCGTGCAGAGCAGGATGAAGGAGGAGGCGAACGATGATCCGGGCTCGAAGGATTTCTTGTCACTTATACTTGGGGCAAGGGAGACAGAGAAAGGTGCAAACAAGGCCTTCACTTCTGACTATGTCAGTGCTGTTACCTATGAGCATCTCTTGGCAGGATCATCAACTACCTCGTTTACACTCTCTAGTGTCGTCTATCTTGTCGCTGGCCATCCAGACGTTGAGAAGAAGGTTCTAGAAGAGATCGATGGATTCGGCCCTCATCACCAAATGCCTACTGCCCATGATCTTCAACACAAGTTCCCTTATCTTGATCAG GTCATCAAAGAAGCAATGAGATTCTACACTGTTTCTCCCTTGGTTGCTAGAGAAACATCAGCAGAAGTTAGCATAGGAGGCTATCTACTACCAAAG GGCACGTGGGTGTGGCTGGCACTCGGGGTTCTCACAAAAGATCCAGTGAACTTCCCAGAGCCGGAGAAGTTCAGGCCAGAGAGGTTCGACCCAGAAGGCGAAGAGGAGAAGCGGAGGCATCCTTATGCCTACATTCCATTTGGGATCGGCCCTCGAGCTTGCATCGGACAGAAATTCTCACTGCAAGAGATCAAGCTATCCATGATTCATCTATATAGGAAATATGTGTTCAGACATTCTCCACTCATGGAGAATCCCCTGCAGCTTGATTATGGCTTAGTACTTAACTTTAGACACGGAGTGAAGGTTCGTGCCATCAAACGCGATGTATGA
- the LOC121784614 gene encoding heat shock factor protein HSF30-like: protein MEGVTVKVEDAAAAAADEPRPIESLLDVGTPPFLTKTLEMVEDSSTDSVISWSKAKNSFIVWDPHRLSAAFLPKFFKHNNFSSFVRQLNTYGFRKVDADRWEFANEAFLSGKKHLLKTIKRRRNVMMQGMSQQGGGGASCTELGQYGKEEEVERLKRDRDVLRAEVLKLKQQQQSSRERLMVIEERIRGSERKQQQMTSFVAKAFGNPLFAERVANGQRRVELGLKRQLTMTRDEVLVESLISAANVVGRAQILSRMRCWRNSSILLQIKVRLKQRLRHWFRLQMLVAWARICWRGF, encoded by the exons ATGGAAGGTGTGACAGTGAAGGTGGAAGACGCCGCCGCAGCCGCCGCCGACGAGCCGAGGCCGATCGAGAGCTTGCTCGATGTGGGCACGCCGCCGTTCCTGACGAAGACGTTAGAAATGGTGGAGGATTCGTCGACGGATTCGGTGATTTCGTGGAGCAAGGCGAAGAACAGCTTCATCGTGTGGGACCCACACAGATTATCCGCCGCATTTCTTCCCAAATTCTTCAAGCACAATAATTTCTCCAGCTTCGTTCGACAGCTTAATACCTAC GGCTTTAGAAAGGTGGATGCAGATCGATGGGAGTTCGCGAACGAGGCGTTTCTAAGTGGGAAGAAGCATCTGTTGAAGACAATCAAGAGGAGGCGAAACGTGATGATGCAGGGCATGAGCCAgcaaggaggaggaggagcttcTTGTACTGAGTTGGGGCAGTATGGGAAGGAAGAGGAGGTGGAGAGGCTGAAGAGAGATCGAGATGTGTTGAGGGCCGAGGTCTTGAAGCTCAAGCAGCAACAGCAGAGCTCGAGGGAGCGTCTCATGGTGATTGAGGAGCGTATCCGTGGTTCTGAGAGGAAGCAGCAGCAAATGACTAGCTTTGTTGCTAAGGCCTTTGGCAATCCGTTGTTTGCTGAGAGGGTCGCGAATGGTCAGAGACGCGTTGAATTAGGACTGAAAAGGCAGCTGACTATGACCCGGGATGAGGTGCTTGTGGAGTCATTGATCTCAGCTGCAAACGTTGTGGGACGAGCTCAAATCCTATCACGGATGAGGTGTTGGAGAAACAGCTCGATCTTGCTCCAGATCAAAGTGAGGTTGAAGCAGAGATTGAGACATTGGTTTCGGCTGCAAATGTTGGTGGCATGGGCTCGGATCTGTTGGAGAGGCTTTTAA